Proteins encoded within one genomic window of Ranitomeya variabilis isolate aRanVar5 chromosome 4, aRanVar5.hap1, whole genome shotgun sequence:
- the LOC143768309 gene encoding uncharacterized protein LOC143768309, whose amino-acid sequence MDMDRDKMAERILHLTLEIFFRLTGEDYTVVKKTSSDRCQDPVSEGWGRPLSPITGPPPHPLIHEDINDQKILELIYKMIELLTGEVPIRCQDVTVYFSMEEWEYLEGHRDLYKNVIMEVPQPLTSPDLSSKRTTPERCPRPLLPQDCNQEDPSAPQDHQGEGLTHINSTETSVSSDEQCKEKIPTDNRPDDLEITQNTIEVIAITPDKPSSLHSKDLSSDSLILVLSSNSLPTTKENTSHNISIKKRTAPKAKKPFSRSEYGTSIRIEKSFLKHHKIPTAANRFSCSKCGRCFKQKSVFLMHQRTHTGEKQFSCSQCGKCFIQKLNLVIHQITHTGEKPFSCSECGKCFNRKAHLDSHQRSHKGEKRFSCSQCGKCFNRKALLDSHQRSHKEEKLISCSECGKCFNQKSDLIMHQRIHTGEKPFSCSECGKCFKQKSYFVRHQKIHTGEKPFSCSECEKCFNCKEHLDNHHSIHTGEKPFSCSECGKCFNQKSTLVNHQKTHTGKKPFSCSECGKRFNQKSYLVRHHKIHTGEKPFSCLQCGKCFNRKAHLDNHNRTHTEEKPFSCSLCGKCFNRKEHVDNHQRTHTGLKSFSCSKCGKCFNKKSDLNKHQRNHTREKPFSCSQCGKCFNRKAHLDNHQRTHTGVKSFSCS is encoded by the exons atggatatggacagagacaagatggcggagaggatattacacctcaccctagagatcttcttccggcttactggagag gattacacagtggtgaagaagacctctagtgatcgctgtcaggaccctgtgtctgagggatggggaagacccctgagcccaatcacggggcctccacctcaccccctgatccatgaggacatcaatgaccagaagatcctagaactcatctacaagatgattgagctgctgactggagag gttcctataaggtgtcaggatgtcactgtctatttctccatggaggagtgggagtatttagaaggacacagagatctgtacaagaacgtcataatggaggttccccagcccctcacatctccag atctatccagtaagaggacaacaccagagagatgtccccgtcctcttcttccacaggactgtaaccaagaagatcccagtgctcctcaggatcatcag ggtgaaggtctgacccatattaatagtaCAGAGACATCTGTGAGTAGTGATGAACAGTGTAAAGAGAAGATTCCTACTGATAACCGTCCAG atgatcttgagatcacaCAGAATACAATTGAAGTgattgccattactccagataaaccatcatcccttcacagtaaAGATCTCTCATCTGATTCTTTGATACTGGTCCTGTCTTCCAATTCATTACCGACCACTAAGGAAAATACAAGTCATAatataagcattaaaaaacgaactgctcctaaagcaaagaagccatTTTCGCGTTCAGAATATGGAACTAGTATTCGCAttgaaaagtcttttcttaaacatcaCAAAATTCCCACAGCGGcaaatagattttcttgttccaagtgtgggagatgttttaaacagaaatctgTTTTTCTtatgcaccagagaactcacacaggggagaagcaattttcctgttcacaatgtgggaaatgttttatccagaaattgaatcttgttatacaccaaataactcacacaggggagaagcctttttcctgttcagaatgtggaaaatgttttaaccggaaagcgcatcttgatagccaccagagatctCACAAAGGAGAGAAGCGTTTTtcctgttcacaatgtgggaaatgttttaaccggaaagcgcttcttgatagccaccagagatctCACAAAGAAGAGAAACttatttcatgttcagaatgtgggaaatgttttaaccagaaatcagatttgattatgcaccagagaattcacacaggggagaaaccattttcatgttcagaatgtgggaaatgttttaagcagaAGTCATATTTTGTAAGGCACCAGAAAATCCACACAGGTgaaaaacctttttcatgttcagaatgtgagaaatgttttaactgtAAAGAACATCTTGATAACCACCATagtatccacacaggggagaagcctttttcctgttcagaatgtgggaaatgttttaaccagaaatcaacttTGGTTAACCACCAGAAAACCCATACAGggaagaaacctttttcatgttcagaatgtggaaaaaggtttaaccagaaatcatatcttgttaggcatcataaaattcacacaggggagaagccattttcctgtttacaatgtggaaaatgttttaaccggaaagctcATCTTGATAACCACAACAGAACCCACACagaagagaagcctttttcctgttcactatgtggaaaatgttttaacaggaaagaaCATGTTGataaccaccagagaacccacacaggactgaagtctttttcatgttcaaaatgtgggaaatgttttaacaagaaatcagatTTGAATAAGCACCAGAGAAACCACAccagagagaagcctttttcctgttcacaatgtggaaaatgttttaaccggaaagcgcatcttgataaccatcagagaacccacacaggagtgaagtctttttcatgttcataa